The Vidua chalybeata isolate OUT-0048 chromosome 17, bVidCha1 merged haplotype, whole genome shotgun sequence genome has a segment encoding these proteins:
- the GDAP1L1 gene encoding ganglioside-induced differentiation-associated protein 1-like 1, producing MATPNNVTPTNCSWWPISALENSAGKSTEGEENHDPTDPALKSQDRLVLYHWTQSFSSQKVRLVIAEKGLPCEERDVSMPLMEHKEPWFMRLNLGEEVPVIIHRDNIISDYNQIIDYMEKNFTGENVPQLIPEPGSLLHSRVLQYRELLDSLPMDAYTHGCILHPELTTDSMIPKYATTEIRRHLANASTDLMKLDHEEEPQLSEPYLSKQKKLMAKILEHDNVNYLKKILGELGMVLDQIEAELEKRKLEYQGQKCELWLCGCVFTLADVLLGATLHRLKFLGLSKKYWEDGSRPNLQSFFDRIQKRFAFRKVLGDIHTTLLSAVVPNAFRLVKRKPPSFLGASFLMGSLGGMGYFAYWYLKKKYI from the exons ATGGCGACTCCCAATAATGTTACTCCCACCAACTGCAGCTGGTGGCCCATCTCGGCGCTGGAGAACAGCGCGGGGAAATCCACGGAGGGGGAGGAAAATCACGACCCGACAGACCCCGCTCTCAAATCCCAGGACAGATTGGTTTTGTACCACTGGACCCAGTCTTTCAGCTcacaaaag GTGCGGCTGGTGATCGCAGAGAAGGGGCTGCCCTGCGAGGAGCGGGACGTCAGCATGCCCCTGATGGAGCACAAGGAGCCCTGGTTCATGCGGCTCAACCTGGGCGAGGAGGTGCCCGTCATCATCCACAGGGACAACATCATCAGCGACTACAACCAGATCATCGACTACATGGAGAAGAACTTCACGGGAG AGAACGTGCCGCAGCTGATCCCCGAGCCGGGCAGCCTGCTGCACTCGCGGGTGCTGCAGTACCGGGAGCTGCTGGACTCGCTGCCCATGGACGCCTACACGCACGGCTGCATCCTGCACCCCGAGCTCACCACCGACTCCATGATCCCAAAGTACGCCACCACTGAGATCCGCA GACATTTAGCTAACGCCAGCACGGATCTGATGAAGCTGGACCATGAAGAGGAGCCACAACTATCTGAGCCTTACCTCTCCAAGCAGAAGAAGCTCATG GCCAAGATCCTGGAGCACGATAATGTGAACTACTTGAAGAAGATCCTTGGAGAACTTGGGATGGTGCTCGACCAGATTGAGGCtgagctggagaaaaggaaattggAGTACCAAG GGCAGAAGTGTGAACTCTGGCTCTGCGGATGCGTCTTTACTTTGGCCGATGTCTTGTTAGGAGCCACCCTGCACCGCCTCAAGTTTCTGGGACTCTCTAAGAAATACTGGGAAGATGGCAGCAGACCTAACCTACAGTCCTTCTTTGACAGGATACAGAAACGCTTCGCCTTCAGGAAAGTTTTGGGAGACATCCACACCACGCTCCTCTCTGCAGTGGTACCCAATGCCTTCAGGCTGGTCAAGCGGAAACCTCCCTCCTTCCTTGGAGCCTCCTTCCTGATGGGATCTCTGGGGGGAATGGGATATTTTGCTTATTGgtacttaaagaaaaaatacatctag